The Topomyia yanbarensis strain Yona2022 chromosome 3, ASM3024719v1, whole genome shotgun sequence nucleotide sequence ATCGTTGCACGCAATCTTGTCTGCCTGTTCGAAGATATTTACATTTACTAGAAATTCGTATATTTGCACGAACCCATGTTAATTAGCGCATAGCCGAGTAGCGTGCACTCAGGTTTCGATAAATTCATACACCAACCCGCTGATATGAGATATGTTTTATTGACAACTAGAAGAATTAATCTTGTATGGACATGTTGAGAAAGTTATCTTTAAATCCGCCAGTGAGAATTATGTGCATAACGTTTAGATAATGTATTAAACTGTATTATAATGTATTATGATTAAGTCTGCTCATGTATGTAAGTGTACGTTTTCACTCCTCTTCTTCTCCCTTTACTTTCCATAAATGCTCTATCAAATCCGCTTGTAGTTGGTAATGAAGCGTAGCATTATGTACTTGGTCGTATCGCTCAAGAAAAGCCTGGAAGCCATCAGCAGAACCCATGTTGACAGTAACATCGCTATTCCGACAGTTGAAAGGTACATCAGTCTCGGATGCATCATTTCTCTGATCCTCGATGATCATGTTATGCAAAATAATGCATGCACGCATTATTGTTGCCAAATCTTCTTTCCGCCACAATCTGGCAGGGTTCTTCAAAATAGCGAACCGTGCCATTAAAACACCAAATGCACGCTCTACATCTTTCCGGGCTGCTTCTTGCATTTTCGCGAAGTGCTGAAAATAATTTAGGAAACAATAAACAGTCAGCGCATCGAACTGTTAACTCATTTTGATAATGAATTCCAAGCAATATGATTTAAAAGTTACCTTACGCTTTTGTCCAACTGGTGACGTAATCGTTTGAACTAATGTAGAAAGTGGAGGATAGATACCATCGGCTAGATAATATCCAGTAGTGTAGACTCTATCGTTTATGATGAATTCTACTTGAGGGTTCCTACCACTATATAAATCAGAGAACAGGGGCGATCGTTCTAACACATTCAGGTCGTTGTTGGATCCTGGCATACCGAAGAATGCATGCCAAATCCATAAATCTTGTGATGCCACTGCTTCTAAAATAATCGTCGGTTTTTTTCCTTTCCCTTTGTACTGACCAGCCCAGGCAGTGGGACAATTCTTCCACTCCCAGTGGCAACAATCAAGGGAGCCCAACATTCCAGGAAACCCGCGCTTTTGGCCTTCATCCAATAAACGTTTTATGTCTTCGCTGTTTGGTGACCGCAAATACTGACTAGCAAAGCGGTCTACAATTGTACGACAGAATTCTAACATGCAGCTCCGAGCAGATGATTCTGACATTCGTGTATACTCATCTATAGCATCAGCCGGAGATCCGTAGGCTAACTGTCGAATTGCTGCAGTACATTTTTGTAACGTTGACAACCCAATTTTGCCAGTCGCATCTGCTCGCTGAACGAAATACACATTGGTGGATTTAACTTCGTTTACTATACGTGTAAAAAGATTACGGTTCATTCGGAATCTTCTTCGAAAGTGTTCGTCTGTATACGTCGGGTCGACGCTGAAATAGTCGGACACCAAACGCTGAGCACCCTCTTGCGCTGAACGTTCGATATTGGGCCTTTTTCCTTCACGCGTTTTTCGTTCGCATTTATTCTTATTCTGATCCTGCGTTTCGGCTAATGCAGCCTGTGCCTGGTTCAACATTTGACTCATGAAATCCaggtcatcatcactagaatcCGACAAAAGGCAGGAGTAATCCATTGTGTTTACCGATATCACTATTTTCAATGTGTTACACGCTTAATTGTTCTGAGAAATGTCAATAACCGGTGTGGAGGTGGGTAACTAAATTGATGACCATGATAGCAACGACCGGTGTGCAGAAGAAAGACTAAGCTAAAATGGCCACGCTGCCTGTAATCAAAATGGTCACCCGAGTAGCAACGCACCGGTACGGTTGCTCTTATATTTTGCTAATCCCTgctgaaaacgacatacccccactaGACCAAtattgccaaaatatttgttttgttacaGTCGTGTCCAAAACTTAaattgttctgattaaaatattctatattatgtatcAATTTCACGCTCCGGGAAAAACCAATGAtgtagtctttatatccgcatttaaatgatcattacgggtcttccatcggaatacagcaaagcaaaataatatatatttgttGTTGGCCATTACGGAAAATATTTCCatgctcttcatttttgtaagttgctttctgagtcgagcaacctcattcacaagatcaatcttctctgttcgcatttggtttaaatattctaaaactacttttttgcatggcttaatttttgtttagTTTGTATAGGTgcttaggtttgttccagtactttgtgattttttcggagaaaacagcagtagaaaataacaCGCttctatttacaccgatgattgatgcagttgaaaactgtaaaattcaactgtatcgataatactAAAAGAAGAACAACAAGCGATTTCCAGGATAACTTTCTCACGGTTTGCCACaaagtattgcgaatcttttcttaaatcctgcgacttttcagccatgcgccaccgggccgtgcgttgaattacgcgcccatctagtttgcatcagtgcgagtgagaaaacattttgacgtttgtttttgtttcgaccgcactcgtgtgtatcccatatagcaacaactcgacgaaatgctatattatctcgcGATAGACAATACTCCCAATTTACTCGgcactggaacaaagacaatttttacatgaagttgaaataattttcatacTTAGGCTAAATAGTCAGTTACTCGGTTAGACTTCGAAAAGAGACATTTCCGCATTAATCCGCacaccgcgctaccggatctctcggaAACCTGTAgaacttcagttctggataatatgtttgaattcGTCTGCCAGAAAATGCCttgcacttcataattacagacggacGTTATGGAAAGAAAGCGGAATctcaagaaaacaaaaaaaaacaaaacggtaAACAAACGTCGTTTTACGTTTTATATCACAATacgacaacacttccaagcagccctttagtacttttagtttccaagccgaacgtttgccaatgtcactttcgtccactcacgagctggttcagaattggttcaaaaacaggggacagagctggcggatcctatcctagggcagggtgaaaataggcgaaaaggggtcatgcataaatgacgtagcattttgggggggtagggagggtataccaaatttgagacgaagtgtgacgagggggagggtagggtcagaaggtgtgcgacgtagcattaagtttaaaacccattgtttagagaaaacaatttaatgatcctccattttcaaaagaaatgaatttaaattcaaacaagttacttttgatgcggtttttcatgaggtaaattttacgattcgcggaattacaataatacgaaaagattttgtatgcggatttaacttgctgcattagttagctaatgttgctaactagtagacttagtttggaagctgaattaaattttcacttcggatttaaccaaacaaaatttagtaatttagatgaacgtatggttcttagaatcattagcagctgcacgattgtgaactgagagaacttgtcttcatgctctccttcacatataaaattcaaaacaaaactatcaacactatatttgtcatgaaatgggtttattttgcacgcaatttgttgttataatgaaaatgttgataaaagtcgtcaaacattttgaaaggacatgtatttaaaataattgaaaaacatatgtaattttttattcatcaccgacgagggggagggggtaggtaaatgctacgttatttacgagggggaggttggaattttgtgaccaaatgctacgaggggggagggaggggtcaaaaatcgccgaaacaaagctacgtcatttgtgtacggccccagaAGAATGCCGAAGGAAAattaagaagccgattgtcacgtcttttAGTATTTAACGTGCAAGTATGTCAAGTTAATGTTTCCAGTGTAGTTCAGTGGTCGGTGAATTAATCAATTGCATTATAAGTAGTGTTTTAAATCAGAAAGCACTTCATACTCGATTTGGCTTATAGTTAATTGAAGTGAAGTAACTTATTTTTGATAAACCGTTTAGTTTTCTAATGCAAATATTACATAAAAGGATAGAGAATCATACTGGCTGTGGAacaatatatatgtatatacgATTATGGACAGTTTTTTGAatttagaaaaatgaaatattacagcTTGTAACTTCAGAATAAGCAAAACTAAAAATTATGATTTTCTTTAGCCGTGTGCTAAAGAAAACCATAATCTTTTCTACTAGACCGGTTGCATAATtgttcaaatctcgacaaacatatgattacggcctaaaagccaactgtcaaaatccactttgaatggaaatttcggacaaaccgttacacgccaatcgcagatgttggtagtacaggaaagagaaaagtttaCTCTTTCATAAATTGTTGTGAACTGTATTCTACTAGTAACGggttgtctggaatttccattcaaagttgatttttaaaagctggcttttaggccgtaatcacatgtttgtcgagaaatgtgcACTGGTAAAAAACGGAACTAATATAAGAAGATATATTACacgttaaaaaaaaactacccattttatgtattgaaattgcccattttcggaagttattcgagctagcaaaaaatgggtatttttttgtttctaacaacgagtactttttatccatttcacaactactcgatgaggtaatgtcaatgggtatattgatcttaacaatgggtgaaaaatcttttagaattatttcaagctagttaacctgcaaattatggatcgtagcggaacctgaaagttatcggcctgcatcggagtccgtggcggaaacggtacatttcggcaatgttccgaaaacaacggctgtttagactactgaggatgttgcaaatatgcaccagttcggcatttttagagcagccaaaagatcagccatcaaaaatatatccagttggcggatTTATTTTGTTAAGGAGCTTTGGAGTAGGAtctctatctagattcctatactttttTAAGGAAACAATAAcgtgaaatgaatattttatgtttatttgtttaattcagaaataattcttttGACAGTATATTttattctggcgcgattttcatgaatgggtattttttacgcattttgctgtaacagttctgcgaatcTTAAtaggtaaaacatacccaggttgatgTACAAGGTCTGcactcatttatgggtacaaagtctacccatttaatgggttattccacttttattgaaaatgcgtagttttctacgcattaatgggtactttattttatcagtgtatctaacagaaacgtcaaatggagaaaactgcgcgcaaaaatttccttgcaacttttaaatttatttaacaaggcACACAGAAGGCTACTAATTCACTATCACGTCTGCATTTACTCATTGCAGGATCGTATAAGCATACTACATGTTTTTCGCGTAGATAATAGGAAGATAATTGATAACTTATTACATTTTGCCGATCACTTTTGCTattatgctcttttacatatgtGGTCTTGGCAGATGGCACATTTTACTGTGACGTTTTGACAGACGGGCTtgtacccagttaagctcagccggaattgaactggaattctggctggttccagttcgtacacgggctccagtgacacaaccgattctaactagaatcggttgtgtcactggagctggaatacgaactggaaccagccagaattccggttcatttccggctgagcttaacagGGTAGTTGCTGTAGTTGTgatctaggataggatccgccagctggcttcttatattttgctaatccctgctgaaaacgacatacccccactagaccaatgttgccaaaatatttgttttgttacaGTCGTGTCCAAAACTTAaattgttctgattaaaatattctatattatgtatcAATTTCACGCTCCGGGAAAAACCAATGAtgtagtctttatatccgcatttaaatgatcattacgggtcttccatcggaatacaacaaagcaaaataatatatatttgttgttggccattacgaaaaatatttccatgctcttcatttttgtaagttgctttctgagtcgagcaacctcattcacaagatcaatcttctctgttcgcatttggtttaaatattctaaaactacttttttgcatggcttaatttttgtttagTTTGTATAGGTgcttaggtttgttccagtactttatgtgattttttcggagaaaacagcagtagaaaataacaCGCttctatttacaccgatgattgatgcagttgaaaactg carries:
- the LOC131692654 gene encoding putative nuclease HARBI1 codes for the protein MDYSCLLSDSSDDDLDFMSQMLNQAQAALAETQDQNKNKCERKTREGKRPNIERSAQEGAQRLVSDYFSVDPTYTDEHFRRRFRMNRNLFTRIVNEVKSTNVYFVQRADATGKIGLSTLQKCTAAIRQLAYGSPADAIDEYTRMSESSARSCMLEFCRTIVDRFASQYLRSPNSEDIKRLLDEGQKRGFPGMLGSLDCCHWEWKNCPTAWAGQYKGKGKKPTIILEAVASQDLWIWHAFFGMPGSNNDLNVLERSPLFSDLYSGRNPQVEFIINDRVYTTGYYLADGIYPPLSTLVQTITSPVGQKRKHFAKMQEAARKDVERAFGVLMARFAILKNPARLWRKEDLATIMRACIILHNMIIEDQRNDASETDVPFNCRNSDVTVNMGSADGFQAFLERYDQVHNATLHYQLQADLIEHLWKVKGEEEE